ttgtataattcacgagcaatgtctgtgtgctaaaatgattttaggggttggacctgaatcaggagggagaggccctgacggactcttcggagtgtagccCTTAGGAGTTAcctggtttgagtgctcctttaagcctatgttgatcccatatgattggagcattcttgcaaaacaatgtgaccctgactggtctccctatgattttacttagtgagagtgacctgatatacccattgtgtggtgcgTCTTGTTAACTAATAGTACCACATTGTATATTgacttgagtcttagcataattgtctcatgcgtttgttaattgtttattatgaaattgatgtgttattatgtcttgatcagagtgtgtgattcttgtgtaatgtgattgatgattgaaaagtgaactttgaatgaaaAAGTGGCGGAATTACATGAGTTccgtgtaagtaagttttattttatttggtttatatgatatgtatatcaaGTTGTCTTGCTTCTCTATTAGTTAataatgtgataactcattcccaatgtgttgtttgtgtttggatcatgtgatgatcttgaactttgtgttcgggggagcagatgactaggtgaattgctttaaggaaccttgtgctgaaggacgtcgagatacaacgctctgataggatgtgacattggggtatagagttttatattaattgtatgaagtcttagaATACCTTATTTGAGCccagatgactttattatttatttggacaagtttgaatatgatgtagaagaaagtgaatatGAGCCTTTTATctctttgaaagacttgtatttaaaaatatttaaaaaaaatacttttaattaatatttaaatttttattcctttattagtatatatgtgagggatAGAGGATGTCACAGTATCAAAAATTCTGATTTAACATTGTTGCTACATTTTGTTATGCTTGGGAATGATTCGTCTTCTTCTCTTGGCGTCACGTTACTTGTCAGCCCCTCGGGATGAAGGGCTGCATAGAGAACATGGCTGGTATCACCAAAAGCTATTGAATCAAACCTTCCATATGCACCTTCCCTTCCCTTGGATTCTATGTAGTTTTGCAATGCCTTCTCGTTCTGTTTCAGTGTCACTCCATATGCACCTGCCCTTCCCTTGGATTCTATGATGTCTATATTTCTGCCAATCACAAGGGCAATAATATTAGTTTCCATACATAAAAGAAGCAACATTAATTACTGTTTAGAACCACAAAATGCAAGTGCCTGAGTTTGGATAGAAAACAAGCTTGGCACCTGTATTTCATGTAAGCTTAAAGCTTCTACATACCACTATACCAGCtacattcaaatttcaattaattgacCATAGCAATTGGCAATTTATACTGAATTATTCTAAATTACAAATGTTTATAAGAAACAAACCTGCAAATGACTAGCTACTTGCTCTCTTATCAAAGCAGGGATATTCATAGCTTCAACAATCCTCTTTGGCTTTGCTTCTGAAGAATAATCAAGGGAGAAGATTAATTACAATTATCATAGAATTAAGCCATATACATGTTTTTAAATACCAACTAAGAGGAAAACAAATGGTGAAGAATTAATCATACTGTCAAGTCCAATTTGCATAAAAGCGTTGACAAAATGCTGATGCAATTCTTTTTACCACCTAACACGTGGTTTCTTTGCTGGGGGTGCAAAAGAATCACCCGGTTCATAAGAGTCAGaatctttgaaatttgaacCAATCTTTTCTGGGTCCATAACTGTTGAATCAAGAACATAAGAAGCAACATATTCAGAATCTTCTTTTTTTGGTAGCTGATTTTTACTCCAGAGTTTCCTAGCAACATGCTTCCACATAATCTTGAATTGGTTCTCATGCAAAGGCTTAATCCTATAATCACAAGCTCCATCTATAATAGCCTTCATCACAGTACTCTTAGCATCATCGAGAGACATCACTGCATATATATTGCACTATGATAATTAGTAAAACAAAGTCCAAAACTtatataagaattaatttataGAACTAGTTTAATTAATGAGTTAGATACTGATAACTGGAATATTAGTTTCCACAGTCACATGCTGAAGGAATTCATAGCTATCCCCATATGGCATGTGAACTTCAATGAGTATCACATCAATGCAATCTTTCTTCTCCCGAACATAATTCAAAGCAAGTGAGGCATCGGAGTATGTGACAGCTGCAACataaaaacaatcatcaacaaaAAAGATCAAATCTTTCTACAAGAAATTGTAAAAATTGAATATGGTATAAGTAATTAACCGCGGTAGTGGCATCGAAAACACATTTTCTTAATGACATCAAGAATAGTGGTGTCATGATCAACTGCAAGGACCCTAAGACCTGCTGGGAATTGAAAGAAAACCTTCTCAGTGGGGTACGTGCCCATTGCTTACAGGTTGTGACCTTAATTAGAATCGAAAAACCAAAGTGAGAAAGTTTTATTTTGCTATGTGGTGACTGGTGTAGTTACGAATTAGGATAATTGGATTAGTATTTATAACCGTTTCGTAATACACCTTTGTCTCAATTAATCAAAGATTTCTTGTGATCTTTGAACAACGGACAAATTTAATTCGAGCGGGTTAGCAACAAGAGCTCAAAACTGGCTGATccgctttttttcttcttaacagTCAGCATGTTGTGCCCCATTCCTTataaattcaactttttttaatgttactTGTTCATTGAATCTTCTATACGGGTCGTGCATGTTTTAtacatgttataaaataatttattacataattatttcatgtactaataaaataatagaacacATGATAGAAGAAATCTATATATATTTACCAGCATCAAAATTGATGTTCTTGTCCCGTGTTGTGTCGAGAACATTTTCtgtagttatattttaaatataaagaattAATGTGATactaattgaaattaatttttaaagtaaaatattttaaatcacaATAAAATCTCACATGTAAAAATAAAggctaaattaataatttgattcttaaattatttaaaataactcaATATGGTCCCTAAATTTTTAAACGTTATAATTAGAtcgtctaattttttaaaaatgcttcaattatatttttttcattaaattttggtAGTTTTCAGTTATAAAAAAGTGACCTTTTTCATTAACGATATCAGTATGACAAAAAATGGATaataaagtaaattttcttATCAATTCAAATCACAGTcaattataactaaaataattttaaaatagttagatGCATgatgagaaaataattattaaaaaaagaaaatttaaaatggaagTAAATTTTGTACTAAGAAATTATTAGAAcaattttttcaatgttttttaattttaacataatatttagtAACTCGTCATGCAAACATGATGATCCAGAGTGGGAAAAAAACTACCTTAACAGAACAACAAAAAAGCAAACTTGGTGATGCATATAT
This genomic interval from Glycine max cultivar Williams 82 chromosome 5, Glycine_max_v4.0, whole genome shotgun sequence contains the following:
- the LOC102662429 gene encoding two-component response regulator ORR21; protein product: MGTYPTEKVFFQFPAGLRVLAVDHDTTILDVIKKMCFRCHYRAVTYSDASLALNYVREKKDCIDVILIEVHMPYGDSYEFLQHVTVETNIPVIMMSLDDAKSTVMKAIIDGACDYRIKPLHENQFKIMWKHVARKLWSKNQLPKKEDSEYVASYVLDSTVMDPEKIGSNFKDSDSYEPGDSFAPPAKKPRVRNIDIIESKGRAGAYGVTLKQNEKALQNYIESKGREGAYGRFDSIAFGDTSHVLYAALHPEGLTSNVTPREEDESFPSITKCSNNVKSEFLIL